A single region of the Streptomyces sp. NBC_01262 genome encodes:
- a CDS encoding helix-turn-helix transcriptional regulator produces MQKTSARLLSLLSLLQARRDWPGALLADRLEVSPRTVRRDVDRLRELGYPIVAFKGPDGGYRLDAGTELPPLLFDDEQAVALAIALQIATTSGAGIEEAAARALTTVRQVMPARLRHRIDTLQVTAVERPAFRPNPRVDSGVIMTLSAAVHAREVLRFDHTPVGDKDRTGPSERRVQPHHLVTWGGRWYLVAWDLDREDWRTFRADRITPRTPTGPRFTPRELPGGNVAAFVTSKFNSSPGSAASGGSGGSGDWPCRGEVILDLPAATVSRHTRDAVVEELGPDRCRLILGSWSWPGLAAAIGRFDADFEVVGPAELKDAVARLARRYADAANGSH; encoded by the coding sequence ATGCAGAAGACCTCAGCCCGGCTGCTCTCGCTTCTCTCGCTGCTCCAGGCGCGCCGGGACTGGCCGGGGGCGCTGCTGGCCGACCGGCTGGAGGTCAGCCCGCGCACCGTGCGCCGCGATGTCGACCGCCTGCGCGAACTCGGCTATCCCATCGTGGCCTTCAAGGGCCCCGACGGCGGTTACCGGCTCGACGCCGGGACGGAACTGCCCCCATTGCTGTTCGACGACGAGCAGGCCGTGGCGCTGGCCATCGCGCTCCAGATCGCCACCACCTCCGGCGCCGGCATCGAGGAGGCGGCGGCGCGCGCGCTGACCACCGTCCGGCAGGTCATGCCCGCCCGGCTGCGCCACCGCATCGACACCCTCCAGGTCACCGCCGTCGAACGGCCCGCGTTCCGGCCGAACCCGCGGGTCGACAGCGGCGTGATCATGACGCTCAGCGCCGCCGTCCACGCCCGCGAGGTGCTGCGCTTCGACCACACCCCCGTCGGCGACAAGGACCGCACCGGACCCTCCGAGCGCCGAGTGCAGCCCCACCACCTCGTCACCTGGGGCGGGCGCTGGTACCTCGTCGCCTGGGACCTCGACCGCGAGGACTGGCGCACCTTCCGCGCCGACCGGATCACCCCGCGCACCCCCACGGGACCCCGCTTCACCCCGCGCGAACTGCCCGGCGGAAACGTCGCCGCCTTCGTGACCAGCAAGTTCAACAGCTCCCCCGGTTCCGCCGCCTCCGGTGGCTCCGGTGGCTCCGGCGACTGGCCCTGCCGCGGCGAGGTGATCCTCGACCTCCCCGCCGCCACCGTCTCCCGCCACACCCGCGACGCGGTCGTCGAGGAACTCGGCCCCGACCGCTGCCGGCTCATCCTCGGCTCCTGGTCCTGGCCCGGCCTCGCCGCCGCCATCGGCAGATTCGACGCCGACTTCGAGGTCGTCGGCCCCGCCGAGCTCAAGGACGCCGTCGCGCGCCTGGCCCGCCGCTACGCCGACGCCGCGAACGGCTCGCACTGA
- a CDS encoding thiolase family protein, translated as MTAARQAVIVGVHATEQALSLPHRTAMDLALEAVQGAIADAGLTPADIDGAQADWPGPGGVPGEGSSWARMLGGGRNLRWTSDSMLDNAGSRGLLKAAAAVRAGYADAVVVGGCRLVSRGPDNAPIGAGVPLEFTDVWGSYVVAQFALVAARHMHEYGTTPRQLAEVAATIRNNGTTNPEAMMYGRGPYTADDVLASRLVATPFHLLDCCIVGEGGAAFVVTTAERARDLPHPPVAVLGGGMEYHQAAYANPALHREVGQIGQYAAARAFAMAGVGPHDVDVFSLYDPNSFEIIRQLEALGVCAEGEGGPLAASGAIALDGKHPVNPDGGCLSYAWNGTQQMTLKVVEAVRQLRGSAVHQIDGAEIAVVGNAGSGAQHYEMSVLGRTR; from the coding sequence GTGACGGCGGCCCGGCAGGCGGTCATCGTCGGCGTCCACGCCACCGAGCAGGCCCTGTCCCTCCCGCACCGCACCGCCATGGACCTCGCTCTGGAAGCCGTCCAGGGCGCGATCGCGGACGCCGGACTGACCCCCGCCGACATCGACGGCGCGCAGGCGGACTGGCCCGGCCCCGGCGGCGTACCGGGCGAGGGCAGCTCCTGGGCGAGGATGCTCGGCGGCGGCCGGAACCTGCGCTGGACCAGCGACTCGATGCTGGACAACGCCGGTTCGCGCGGTCTGCTCAAGGCGGCGGCCGCCGTCCGGGCCGGGTACGCGGACGCGGTGGTGGTCGGCGGCTGCAGGCTGGTCTCCCGGGGGCCGGACAACGCGCCGATCGGGGCGGGGGTGCCCCTGGAGTTCACCGATGTGTGGGGGTCGTACGTCGTCGCGCAGTTCGCGCTGGTGGCCGCCCGCCACATGCACGAGTACGGCACCACCCCACGCCAGCTCGCCGAGGTCGCCGCCACCATCCGCAACAACGGAACGACCAACCCCGAGGCGATGATGTACGGCCGCGGCCCCTACACGGCCGACGACGTGCTCGCCTCCCGCCTGGTCGCCACCCCCTTCCACCTCCTCGACTGCTGCATCGTCGGCGAGGGCGGCGCCGCCTTCGTCGTGACGACCGCCGAGCGTGCCCGCGACCTCCCGCACCCGCCGGTCGCGGTGCTCGGCGGCGGCATGGAGTACCACCAGGCCGCGTACGCCAATCCCGCCCTCCACCGCGAGGTCGGCCAGATCGGCCAGTACGCCGCCGCCCGCGCCTTCGCGATGGCCGGCGTCGGCCCGCACGACGTGGATGTCTTCTCCCTCTACGACCCCAACTCCTTTGAGATCATCCGCCAGTTGGAGGCCCTGGGCGTCTGCGCCGAGGGCGAGGGCGGCCCGCTCGCCGCGAGCGGCGCCATCGCGCTCGACGGCAAGCACCCGGTCAACCCGGACGGCGGCTGCCTGTCCTACGCCTGGAACGGAACCCAGCAGATGACCCTGAAAGTCGTCGAGGCCGTACGGCAGTTGCGCGGCAGCGCCGTCCACCAGATCGACGGGGCCGAGATCGCGGTCGTCGGCAACGCCGGGTCCGGCGCGCAGCACTACGAGATGTCGGTCCTGGGGAGGACGCGATGA
- a CDS encoding acyl-CoA dehydrogenase family protein, translating to MDISYPPETQGFRAEVTAFLAERLPAGWQGIGALDEDAAWAFARDWRSRLAERRYLSVAWPERYGGRGLSKLHQVVLMEELARAGVPFGLPQDTFGVKMLANTLLRWGTEDQKEHFLPRILSGEDTWCQGYSEPGAGSDLASLTTRADLDPDTGEWVINGQKVWTSGAQHCDWIFVLARTDRDAPRHRGISFLLVPLHQPGVEVRPFRMMDGRPHFNEVFFTGARTRADLVVGGVDNGWAVAQSLLGVERGEEAATNPILFKAEVERLIELARLYGKDQDPVIRQRIAWCWSKVEIMRYLGYRVLTGWLKGAQPGPESSVSKLFWSEYHTKVTDLAMDIMGMHAQIPAGRPPLRTYRTDDPGAANSSASWSTTYQIAFSGTIYAGTSQVQRNILAEKVLGLPREPRA from the coding sequence GTGGACATCAGCTACCCGCCCGAGACGCAGGGGTTCCGCGCCGAGGTCACCGCCTTCCTCGCCGAGCGGCTGCCCGCCGGCTGGCAGGGCATCGGCGCCCTGGACGAGGACGCCGCCTGGGCATTCGCCCGCGACTGGCGGAGCCGGCTGGCCGAACGGCGCTACCTCTCCGTCGCCTGGCCCGAGCGGTACGGCGGCCGGGGGCTGTCCAAGCTGCACCAGGTCGTCCTGATGGAGGAACTGGCCCGCGCGGGCGTGCCGTTCGGCCTGCCGCAGGACACCTTCGGCGTGAAGATGCTGGCCAACACGCTGCTGCGCTGGGGCACCGAGGACCAGAAAGAGCACTTCCTCCCGCGCATCCTCAGCGGCGAGGACACCTGGTGCCAGGGCTACTCCGAGCCGGGCGCAGGCTCCGACCTGGCCTCCCTCACCACCCGCGCAGACCTCGACCCGGACACCGGGGAGTGGGTGATCAACGGCCAGAAGGTGTGGACCTCCGGCGCCCAGCACTGCGACTGGATCTTCGTCCTGGCCCGCACCGACCGCGACGCGCCCCGGCACCGCGGCATCTCGTTCCTCCTCGTCCCGCTCCACCAGCCCGGCGTCGAGGTCCGGCCCTTCCGCATGATGGACGGCCGCCCGCACTTCAACGAGGTCTTCTTCACCGGCGCCCGCACCCGCGCCGACCTCGTCGTCGGCGGCGTCGACAACGGCTGGGCCGTCGCCCAGAGCCTGCTCGGCGTCGAGCGGGGCGAGGAGGCCGCGACCAACCCCATCCTCTTCAAGGCCGAGGTCGAGCGCCTCATCGAGCTCGCCCGCCTCTACGGCAAGGACCAGGATCCCGTCATCCGCCAGCGCATCGCCTGGTGCTGGTCCAAGGTCGAGATCATGCGCTACCTGGGCTACCGCGTCCTCACCGGCTGGCTCAAAGGCGCCCAGCCCGGCCCCGAGTCCTCCGTCTCCAAGCTCTTCTGGAGCGAGTACCACACCAAGGTCACCGACCTCGCCATGGACATCATGGGCATGCACGCCCAGATCCCGGCCGGCCGCCCGCCCCTGCGCACCTACCGCACCGACGACCCGGGAGCGGCGAACTCCTCCGCCTCGTGGTCCACGACCTACCAGATCGCCTTCTCCGGCACGATCTACGCCGGGACGTCCCAGGTCCAGCGCAACATCCTCGCCGAGAAGGTCCTCGGCCTACCGCGCGAGCCGCGAGCGTAG
- a CDS encoding class I adenylate-forming enzyme family protein: MTATWTAMVARAYDHPRPAVRFGGATWSGHELLDRAAGAADWLDALGCAPGRPVPALVATSAEALALVIGGAGSGHPLAPLGVRMAPPEIAAVVKALGAPLVVAQAGFAELGLTVAELTGCGVAILPELAELPASGRELAAAPDDIAAVLHTSGTTGVPKAVPMPQWRLAARARVNGALCELDPSSFYGGSSPFHHIAGLGNLAVALAAGATVTGLPRFTTEGWALLRDMGATHTSMVPAMLEMLLAAGQAHQPRLRVLQYGGAPVRPETLRRTYGAMPGVRMLNMFGQTEGSPLSVLTPDDHREAVAGRPELLLSVGRAAPGVELRIGADAGPDGVGEVLGRADHLFRVDDEGWLHSGDLGRIAADGYLYLSGRRNDMIIRGGENVHPLEVETVLAAHPAVADAAVVGRPDDRLGQTVVAFVVPADPAAPPDPDALRTYARDRLSGFKVPARWCFVADLPRNANGKIVRSRLREP; encoded by the coding sequence GTGACCGCCACCTGGACCGCCATGGTGGCCCGCGCCTACGACCACCCCCGCCCGGCCGTGCGCTTCGGCGGCGCCACCTGGTCCGGGCACGAACTCCTCGACCGCGCCGCCGGGGCCGCCGACTGGCTGGACGCCCTCGGCTGCGCCCCCGGGCGGCCCGTGCCGGCGCTGGTGGCCACCTCGGCCGAGGCGCTGGCCCTGGTGATCGGCGGCGCGGGGTCGGGGCACCCGCTCGCGCCGCTCGGCGTGCGGATGGCGCCGCCGGAGATCGCGGCGGTCGTCAAGGCGCTGGGGGCCCCGCTCGTCGTGGCCCAGGCCGGGTTCGCCGAACTCGGCCTCACCGTGGCGGAGCTGACCGGCTGCGGGGTGGCCATCCTGCCCGAGCTCGCCGAACTGCCCGCGTCCGGCAGGGAACTGGCCGCCGCGCCGGACGACATCGCGGCCGTCCTGCACACCTCCGGCACCACGGGCGTCCCGAAGGCCGTCCCGATGCCGCAGTGGCGGCTCGCGGCCCGGGCCCGCGTCAACGGCGCCCTGTGCGAACTCGACCCGAGCAGCTTCTACGGCGGCAGCTCGCCCTTCCACCACATCGCGGGCCTGGGCAACCTCGCCGTCGCCCTCGCCGCCGGTGCCACCGTCACCGGGCTGCCCCGCTTCACGACCGAGGGCTGGGCCCTGCTCCGCGACATGGGTGCGACCCACACCAGCATGGTCCCCGCGATGCTGGAAATGCTGCTCGCGGCGGGCCAGGCGCATCAACCCCGCCTCCGCGTCCTCCAGTACGGCGGTGCCCCCGTCCGTCCGGAGACGCTGCGCCGTACGTACGGGGCGATGCCCGGGGTGCGCATGCTCAACATGTTCGGGCAGACCGAGGGCTCCCCGCTCAGCGTGCTCACCCCCGACGACCACCGTGAAGCCGTCGCGGGCCGCCCCGAACTGCTGCTGTCCGTAGGCCGCGCGGCTCCCGGCGTAGAACTGCGGATCGGCGCCGACGCCGGGCCGGACGGTGTGGGCGAGGTCCTCGGCCGGGCCGACCACCTCTTCCGGGTGGACGACGAGGGCTGGCTGCACAGCGGCGACCTCGGCCGGATCGCGGCGGACGGCTACCTCTACCTCTCCGGCCGCCGGAACGACATGATCATCCGCGGCGGCGAGAACGTCCACCCCCTTGAGGTCGAGACGGTCCTCGCCGCCCACCCCGCAGTCGCCGACGCCGCGGTCGTCGGCAGGCCCGACGACCGCCTGGGCCAGACCGTCGTCGCCTTCGTCGTCCCGGCGGACCCGGCCGCCCCGCCCGACCCCGACGCGCTCAGGACGTACGCCCGCGACCGGCTCTCCGGCTTCAAGGTGCCCGCCCGCTGGTGCTTCGTGGCCGACCTGCCGCGCAACGCGAACGGCAAGATCGTACGCAGTCGCCTGCGTGAGCCTTAG
- a CDS encoding DinB family protein, translated as MTAMTTTTSTLDAERADLLAELATARSALTGTVRGLSDEQAGERPTASALCLGGLIKHVTSAEEGWMRFVVEGPSAMRFDLPDGVTWADFMAGTARELPQWAIDRENDFRMLPGETLAGIIERYEQVAERTEKLIASVPDLSATHPLPEAPWSEPGGVRSVRRVLLHVIAETIQHAGHADILRETLDGQTAT; from the coding sequence ATGACCGCCATGACCACGACCACCTCGACCCTTGACGCCGAGCGGGCCGACCTGCTCGCCGAGCTCGCGACGGCGCGATCGGCCCTGACCGGCACCGTGCGCGGGCTCAGCGACGAGCAGGCCGGGGAGCGCCCGACGGCCAGCGCGCTGTGCCTGGGCGGGCTGATCAAGCACGTCACGTCCGCCGAGGAGGGATGGATGCGGTTCGTCGTCGAGGGCCCGTCGGCGATGCGCTTCGACCTGCCCGACGGTGTCACCTGGGCCGACTTCATGGCCGGTACCGCACGCGAGCTCCCGCAGTGGGCGATCGACCGCGAGAACGATTTCCGGATGCTGCCCGGCGAGACGCTGGCCGGGATCATCGAGCGCTACGAGCAGGTGGCCGAGCGCACCGAGAAGCTCATCGCCTCCGTGCCCGACCTGTCGGCCACGCACCCGCTGCCGGAGGCGCCCTGGAGCGAGCCCGGAGGGGTGAGGAGCGTGCGTCGGGTGCTGCTGCACGTCATTGCCGAGACCATCCAGCACGCAGGGCACGCGGACATCCTGCGCGAGACGCTTGACGGGCAGACCGCGACCTGA
- a CDS encoding Zn-ribbon domain-containing OB-fold protein, with protein sequence MSAGRPVPVPSSLSRSFWEAARRGELVVPHCPACGLRFLVPETACPGCLSRDWAYEPSSGLGTVYSVTVVHRVPGPGFDTPFALAVVDLDDGAVMLTHVVGCAPDEVAIGMCVRVDFRPLTDEITLPYFVPAT encoded by the coding sequence ATGAGCGCCGGCCGGCCGGTCCCCGTCCCCAGCTCGCTGAGCCGCTCCTTCTGGGAGGCCGCCCGGCGCGGCGAGCTGGTCGTCCCGCACTGCCCGGCCTGCGGCCTGCGCTTCCTCGTCCCCGAGACCGCCTGTCCCGGCTGCCTGTCCCGCGACTGGGCGTACGAGCCGAGCAGCGGCCTCGGCACCGTCTACTCCGTGACCGTCGTCCACCGCGTCCCCGGGCCCGGCTTCGACACGCCCTTCGCCCTCGCGGTCGTGGACCTGGACGACGGGGCCGTGATGCTGACGCATGTCGTGGGTTGCGCCCCGGACGAGGTGGCCATCGGCATGTGCGTACGCGTGGACTTCCGGCCGCTGACGGACGAGATCACCCTCCCGTACTTCGTACCGGCGACCTGA
- a CDS encoding SDR family NAD(P)-dependent oxidoreductase, whose translation MTGRLKDKIAIVTGAASGIGAATAERVAAEGAHTVVADLNLDGAKAVAERIGTAGGSAVAIGVDLGDVESVRAMIATAVTVYGGLDILHNNAAATHLAARLDLPVADADPAVWDDTLRINLRGTMAAIQAAIPHLVARGGGSVINTSSGAGLAGDLSHPAYGASKAAIINLTQYVATQHGKQGVRCNAIAPGFIVTPASSGSEYGPIQETMLRHHLTPRLGRPEDIASAVVFLASDEAAFITGQTLCVDGGLLAHQPYVADLRATTSGQG comes from the coding sequence ATGACCGGCAGACTCAAGGACAAAATCGCCATCGTGACCGGGGCTGCCTCCGGCATCGGTGCGGCAACCGCCGAACGCGTGGCCGCCGAGGGCGCGCACACCGTCGTCGCCGACCTCAACCTCGACGGGGCCAAGGCGGTGGCCGAACGGATCGGCACTGCGGGCGGATCCGCCGTCGCCATCGGCGTGGACCTCGGCGACGTCGAGTCCGTACGCGCCATGATCGCGACCGCCGTCACCGTCTACGGCGGCCTCGACATCCTCCACAACAACGCCGCCGCCACCCACCTCGCCGCCCGCCTCGACCTCCCGGTGGCCGACGCCGACCCCGCCGTGTGGGACGACACCCTGCGCATCAACCTGAGGGGCACGATGGCCGCCATTCAGGCCGCGATCCCGCACCTGGTCGCGCGCGGCGGCGGCTCCGTCATCAACACCTCCTCCGGCGCCGGCCTCGCCGGAGACCTCAGCCACCCCGCCTACGGGGCCTCCAAGGCGGCCATCATCAACCTCACCCAGTACGTCGCCACCCAGCACGGCAAACAGGGCGTCCGCTGCAACGCCATCGCCCCCGGCTTCATCGTCACCCCGGCCAGCTCCGGTTCGGAGTACGGGCCGATCCAGGAGACGATGCTCCGCCACCACCTCACCCCCCGCCTCGGCCGCCCCGAGGACATCGCCTCGGCCGTGGTCTTCCTCGCCTCCGACGAGGCCGCCTTCATCACCGGGCAGACGCTGTGCGTGGACGGCGGGCTCCTCGCCCACCAGCCGTACGTGGCGGACCTGCGGGCGACGACATCGGGACAGGGCTGA
- the fabG gene encoding 3-oxoacyl-ACP reductase FabG, which yields MGLLEGRSAVVTGAAQGIGYEIARVLGEAGASVVIGDINEDAAGQAAQRLGKLDIAATSRRCDVTDEDEVAALVAHCADRFGPVGVMVNNAGITRDATLRKMAVADFRAVIDVHLTGAWNGTRHAARAMREHGHGGSIVNISSISGKVGNFGQTNYSAAKAGLIGLTKASAKELARAGVRVNAVQPGLIRTAMTEAMPREAWDAKMTEIPMARAGEPAEVAQAVLFLASDMASYITGAVLEVTGGRYM from the coding sequence ATGGGACTGCTGGAAGGCCGGAGCGCGGTGGTCACCGGGGCCGCGCAGGGCATCGGCTACGAGATCGCCCGGGTGCTCGGCGAGGCCGGGGCGTCCGTCGTCATCGGCGACATCAACGAGGACGCGGCCGGGCAGGCGGCGCAGCGGCTCGGCAAGCTGGACATCGCCGCGACCTCCCGGCGCTGCGACGTCACCGACGAGGACGAGGTCGCGGCGCTCGTCGCGCACTGCGCCGACCGCTTCGGGCCCGTCGGGGTGATGGTCAACAACGCGGGCATCACCCGGGACGCCACCCTGCGCAAGATGGCCGTCGCCGACTTCCGCGCGGTGATCGACGTCCACCTCACCGGCGCCTGGAACGGCACCCGCCACGCCGCCCGGGCCATGCGGGAGCACGGGCACGGCGGCAGCATCGTCAACATCTCCTCCATCTCCGGCAAGGTCGGCAACTTCGGCCAGACCAACTACAGCGCCGCCAAGGCGGGCCTGATCGGCCTCACCAAGGCCTCCGCCAAGGAACTGGCGCGAGCAGGGGTGCGGGTCAACGCCGTACAGCCCGGGCTGATCCGCACCGCCATGACCGAGGCCATGCCCCGCGAGGCCTGGGACGCCAAGATGACCGAGATCCCGATGGCCCGTGCGGGCGAACCGGCCGAGGTGGCGCAGGCGGTGCTCTTCCTCGCCTCCGACATGGCGAGCTACATCACCGGGGCCGTCCTGGAGGTGACCGGTGGCCGGTACATGTGA
- a CDS encoding AMP-binding protein — MTSTRRITIGDTIREHRRSLPGRTALVDGPVRLTWPEFDERTNRLANALRGVGVGPGDRILWLGQNSFRVYELLGAAAKLGAMVCPGYWRWAAPEMAFVVEDFDPRVVVWQDEEIGDTVRKARAELGGGQGALWLRHDTVGEGEDTYESFLAAGSADDSGDDIDPDAALLVIYTAAITGRQCGSMLSHRNLLAMGVCAAWMGDIGHETAFLNSGPMFHIGNYQFWGIPAFVHGGKNVVVRRVVAEELLPLLAEERCTHAYLMPPTIAQLVALNKDAGHDLSAMRASIAAPVWQGTIPTDTSRFTRNGGGEGKGYGQTEVTGFAVTGAFGGTGTGNAGRPGPFVTVRILDGQGEECAVGEAGEICVRGDLVHLGYWNRPAVNEERFRFGWWHTTDLGRREPDGTISFLGTTTRMLKSAAENIFPAEVENCIESHPGVKEAAVIGVPNERWAQDVKAVVVLGQGGDGVSAEEIIEHCRARIASYKKPKTVEFIDALPRTAAFGKDYDALDARFGGGGYPGRDSLGAGR; from the coding sequence GTGACTTCCACCCGCCGGATCACCATCGGCGACACCATCCGCGAGCACCGCCGCTCGCTCCCCGGCCGGACCGCGCTCGTCGACGGGCCGGTGCGCCTGACCTGGCCCGAGTTCGACGAGCGCACCAACCGGCTGGCCAACGCCCTGCGCGGCGTCGGCGTCGGCCCCGGCGACCGGATCCTGTGGCTCGGCCAGAACTCCTTCCGGGTCTACGAACTCCTCGGTGCCGCCGCCAAGCTCGGCGCGATGGTCTGCCCCGGCTACTGGCGCTGGGCGGCCCCCGAGATGGCCTTCGTGGTCGAGGACTTCGACCCCCGGGTCGTGGTCTGGCAGGACGAGGAGATCGGCGACACCGTACGCAAGGCACGGGCCGAACTGGGCGGTGGGCAGGGGGCGTTGTGGCTCCGGCACGACACGGTGGGGGAGGGGGAGGATACGTACGAGTCCTTCCTCGCCGCCGGGTCGGCGGACGACTCCGGCGACGACATCGACCCGGACGCCGCGCTCCTGGTGATCTACACCGCCGCGATCACCGGCCGCCAGTGCGGCTCGATGCTCTCCCACCGCAACCTCCTCGCGATGGGCGTCTGCGCCGCCTGGATGGGCGACATCGGCCATGAGACCGCCTTCCTGAACTCCGGGCCCATGTTCCACATCGGCAACTACCAGTTCTGGGGAATCCCCGCCTTCGTCCACGGCGGCAAGAACGTCGTCGTACGCCGGGTGGTGGCGGAGGAACTGCTGCCGCTGCTCGCCGAGGAGCGTTGTACGCACGCCTACCTCATGCCCCCGACCATCGCCCAGCTGGTCGCCCTGAACAAGGACGCCGGCCACGACCTCTCCGCCATGCGCGCCAGCATCGCCGCCCCCGTCTGGCAGGGCACCATCCCCACCGACACCAGCCGCTTCACCCGCAACGGCGGCGGCGAGGGCAAGGGCTACGGCCAGACCGAGGTCACCGGCTTCGCCGTCACCGGCGCCTTCGGCGGCACCGGCACCGGCAATGCCGGACGGCCCGGGCCCTTCGTGACCGTACGCATCCTCGACGGGCAGGGGGAGGAATGCGCGGTGGGCGAGGCGGGCGAGATCTGCGTACGCGGCGATCTGGTGCACCTCGGCTACTGGAACCGGCCGGCGGTGAACGAGGAGCGCTTCCGCTTCGGCTGGTGGCACACCACCGACCTCGGGCGGCGCGAGCCGGACGGCACGATCAGCTTCCTGGGGACGACGACGCGGATGCTCAAGTCGGCCGCCGAGAACATCTTCCCGGCGGAGGTGGAGAACTGCATCGAGTCCCACCCGGGGGTGAAGGAGGCGGCCGTCATCGGCGTCCCCAACGAGCGCTGGGCGCAGGACGTCAAGGCGGTGGTGGTGCTGGGCCAGGGCGGGGACGGCGTGAGCGCGGAGGAGATCATCGAGCACTGCCGGGCGCGCATCGCCTCGTACAAGAAGCCGAAGACGGTGGAGTTCATCGACGCCTTGCCGCGCACCGCCGCCTTCGGCAAGGACTACGACGCCCTCGACGCCCGCTTCGGCGGCGGCGGTTACCCCGGCCGGGACTCGCTGGGGGCGGGACGGTGA
- a CDS encoding serine hydrolase domain-containing protein, whose protein sequence is MRVRSVVLVLAVSLLLGVSACGEDNSRDSLSREQVAQTKAAQSKVAHGDSQRERLAADSAAVLANGVPGVVVVTAENGRQTSTAWGEGEVATHTPLAVSDRFRIGSVSKSYVAVIMLQLADEKKLSLDDTVEKWQPGLVPNGAHITIRELLNHSSGIPNYEDNPAYLAPYLAGDVTRVTTPQQLVALANALKPAFAPGTGAAYSNTNYTVAGLIIEKATGTSLAHQLDQRVFRPLELHSSYLPIGPEIDGPHAHGYFVIGKPPAKATDVTRFSPSIAYAGGGIVATAGDVSAFYRALLGGRLLPPALLKQMMTTVTGGKGEKFGLGLVPRTLRCGTVWGLDGNFPGYLVQSYAGPDAKRQVTIALNLDPNSMSEKAAAATEKLFEDAFCG, encoded by the coding sequence GTGAGAGTCCGATCCGTGGTCCTGGTCCTGGCCGTCTCGCTGCTCCTGGGCGTGAGTGCGTGCGGCGAGGACAACTCCCGCGACAGCCTCTCGCGTGAGCAGGTCGCGCAGACGAAGGCCGCACAGAGCAAGGTCGCGCACGGGGACTCGCAGAGGGAGCGGCTGGCCGCCGACAGCGCGGCCGTTCTGGCCAACGGTGTGCCCGGGGTGGTGGTGGTCACGGCCGAGAACGGCCGGCAGACCTCCACGGCGTGGGGCGAGGGCGAGGTGGCCACACACACGCCCCTCGCCGTGAGCGACCGATTCCGGATCGGCAGCGTGTCGAAGTCCTATGTCGCGGTGATCATGCTCCAGCTGGCCGACGAGAAGAAGCTGAGCCTCGACGACACCGTCGAGAAGTGGCAGCCCGGCCTGGTCCCCAACGGCGCGCACATCACGATCCGCGAGCTGCTGAACCATTCCAGCGGCATTCCCAACTACGAGGACAACCCCGCCTACCTCGCGCCCTACCTGGCGGGCGACGTCACCCGCGTCACCACCCCGCAGCAGCTCGTGGCCCTGGCCAACGCGCTCAAGCCCGCCTTCGCGCCCGGCACCGGCGCGGCGTACTCCAACACCAACTACACCGTGGCCGGGCTCATCATCGAGAAGGCCACCGGGACCTCACTGGCCCACCAGCTGGACCAGCGCGTCTTCAGGCCGCTGGAACTGCACTCCAGTTACCTCCCGATCGGACCGGAGATCGACGGACCGCACGCGCACGGCTACTTCGTCATCGGCAAGCCGCCCGCCAAGGCGACCGACGTCACCCGCTTCAGCCCCTCGATCGCCTACGCGGGCGGCGGCATCGTCGCCACCGCGGGCGACGTCTCCGCCTTCTACCGGGCGCTGCTGGGCGGCCGGCTGCTCCCGCCGGCCCTGCTGAAGCAGATGATGACCACCGTCACCGGCGGCAAGGGCGAGAAGTTCGGGCTCGGCCTGGTGCCCCGCACACTGCGGTGCGGGACCGTCTGGGGGCTCGACGGCAATTTCCCCGGGTACCTGGTGCAGTCCTACGCGGGCCCGGACGCGAAGCGCCAGGTCACGATCGCCCTCAACCTCGACCCCAACTCGATGAGCGAGAAGGCTGCCGCCGCCACGGAGAAGCTGTTCGAGGACGCCTTCTGCGGGTGA